The following coding sequences lie in one Portunus trituberculatus isolate SZX2019 chromosome 26, ASM1759143v1, whole genome shotgun sequence genomic window:
- the LOC123509309 gene encoding uncharacterized protein LOC123509309, with translation MLLEPPPPPPPPQESKKTALDEKYEGMTEPNHNCYSENGNIASNTHKSQTPPLLQPPRDTHTPSRRLGELLKGINVPGDSETAPEEPPWLDKHLFETGRRFYKKFLFCLNFSELLTLVLVLCQGRVLKPLVFTGRSDTPAVARRRYFSTLLHLISWFEGDVWDKTAPSHKDLMGVRRTHLRYGKSFNSPGMREKVLRVSVEDRGHPKSNKGIEPSIDTTKRIQTLTEASEEDSTVFISQLDMALTQYSFMGLILAHPGQLGAAAATEEEFKGLVHFWRGLGWLLGIKDQFNFCSGSVEETRELCLEVERHIFLPRLSEANWDYEHMVDCLISGIGQFLPMLSLPAMFKYLSYTLDIPTPSLSRRMSWRHVLQYWMMRFTFGAIYYYPKCLVKLNVWFRRVIHKVLVNDRLNLLAYRKGQADLAVPLKDFEGYGVSRCPFSVG, from the exons ATGCTgctag aaccaccaccaccaccaccaccaccacaagaatcaaagaaaacggcgCTGGACGAGAAATATGAAGGGATGACTGAACCAAACCACAATTGTTACTCAGAAAACGGTAATATCGCGTCAAATACTCACAAATCTCAAACACCCCCGCTCCTGCAGCCACCCAGGGACACCCACACGCCCTCACGCCGCCTGGGGGAGCTGCTGAAGGGCATCAATGTACCAGGGGACAGCGAGACAGCCCCTGAGGAACCCCCGTGGCTGGATAAACACTTATTTGAAACAGGAAGGCGATTTTATAAGAAGTTTCTATTCTGCCTAAACTTCTCCGAGCTTCTGACCTTAGTGCTGGTGCTGTGTCAAGGTCGTGTGCTGAAGCCCTTAGTGTTTACGGGAAGGTCAGACACCCCAGCCGTTGCCCGCAGGAGATACTTCTCGACCCTCCTCCATTTAATATCGTGGTTTGAAGGGGATGTTTGGGACAAGACAGCGCCATCCCACAAGGACCTCATGGGTGTGCGGAGGACTCATCTACGCTATGGCAAGTCCTTCAACTCCCCAGGGATGCGAGAGAAGGTCCTGCGGGTGTCTGTGGAGGACCGCGGCCACCCCA AATCTAATAAGGGAATTGAACCCTCTATAGACACCACAAAGAGAATCCAAACCCTTACGGAGGCGTCTGAAGAGGATTCTACAGTCTTTATTAGCCAGTTGGACATGGCGTTGACTCAGTACTCCTTCATGGGGCTTATTTTAGCTCACCCGGGCCAGCTGGGGGCGGCGGCGGCCACTGAGGAGGAGTTTAAGGGATTGGTGCACTTTTGGCGTGGATTGGGCTGGCTACTTGGCATCAAAGACCAGTTCAATTTCTGCTCAGGCTCCGTGGAGGAAACCAGAGAGCTGTGCCTGGAGGTGGAGCGGCACATCTTCCTCCCTCGACTGTCAGAGGCCAACTGGGACTATGAGCACATGGTGGACTGTCTCATAAGCGGGATTGGGCAGTTCCTCCCCATGCTGTCCCTTCCTGCCATGTTCAAGTACTTATCCTACACCCTGGACATccccacgccctctctctcccgCAGGATGTCATGGCGGCACGTCCTACAGTACTGGATGATGCGGTTCACCTTCGGGGCCATTTATTATTACCCAAAATGCCTGGTGAAGTTAAATGTTTGGTTCAGACGAGTGATTCATAAGGTGTTGGTGAATGACAGGCTCAACTTGCTGGCATACAGGAAGGGACAGGCTGACCTTGCTGTGCCCTTGAAGGATTTTGAAGGATACGGTGTCTCCAGATGTCCTTTCAGTGTTGGGTAG